CTCTCCACGACGTGCTCCGCGTAGCCTATCATTACGCAGTCTATCACGAGATCTTTGGCTTCGTTTGTATCCCCGCCTAGAAACTGGAAGCCGAACTCGTCTCTAGCATCCTTCACACCAAGAGCGAGCTCTCTAACATCTTCAAGCGTCAAGGTTGGAGGTATTCCTAGGCTGACTAATGCTGCGTCTGGTTTAACCCCTTTTGCTGCGAAGTCACTAACAACGCTTACGAAGGCTTTGCGAGCAGTCTCCCTATACGTCATCCCCTGAGGCACATCGGTTTCACCCACAAGCATATCACACTTTACGACAACCTTGCCTCCGCTGTAAGGTAGGTGTGCTACGTCATCACCTATTCTTGAGTAACCTAGCTTAGGCTGCCCAAGTACCTCTAAGAATGTGTTTATGATACTGATTTCATCCGCTTTCTCAACCAAAGCCTAGGTTCCCGCTATGTAGAGGGCGTGAGGGATCTCTGGAAGGATCAGTTTAAGCCCCAGCCTAACAGCTTCTGGGGAGCCGGGTAAGCAAAATACCAATCTACCATCTAAACTACCAGCTAACGCTCTGCTTAGGTAAGCCGCTGATCCAACCTCTTTGAAGCTCTCTGATCTGAAGATTTCTGAGAACCCCTCTAACTCCTTATCCAAAAGCGGTCTGACCGCTTCTACTGTAACATCTCTGCTTGAGAGCCCAGTCCCGCCTGTAAGTATGACTACGTCGCTTCCATCTTCATAGACGCTCTTCAACACCTCAAGCCTTATCAAACCCCTATGGTCATCAACAACCTTTCTGTTTCTTATGGTGAATCCCGCTTCCTCTATTATTTTCGCAGCCGTATCTGCCGATTCATCTTCAAACGGTAGATTCTTCTTCATCTTTTCGTATCGCGATGTGCTGACCGTTATTATCGAGATTGTCACATTCTTCTTACCTTTACTTCTGTGCTCTTCGTGCGGCTTCAAACCTTCTTCTTCACCTTACTTACCACTCTGATCTCTTTTATAGCCGTGTAAGGGTACTGCCCGTCTTTGTCCTTCTCATACATCTTAACCACATCCCAGATGTTGAGCAGCGCCGCAGCAACAGCGGTCAGCGCCTCCATCTCAACACCCGTCTTGTCTGTAGCGGCGACTTTAGCAGAGACCTTTAGCCCCCAGTCCTCTACCTCCACTTTAACATCGGTGCTCTCGATCTTCAGTGGGTGGCAGAGGGGCATAAGGAGGGGTGTCAGCTTAGATGCTTGTATGCCAGCTAGGGTAGCGATCTGCACAGGATCACCCTTCTCAACCTTACCAGCCCGTATCAACGCTACAGTTTCAGGTCTAAGAACAATCTTACCCTCAGCCACAGCTTCGCGGTAAACCGCCTCTTTTGCGTGGATATCAACCATCTTGACAGCCAACTACCCACACTACCAACTATCGCATCAGAGGTTGATTTATCTCTGTCGCTACCTTTCTTCAAAAGATTTATCTTACCCATACCGACACTCAACAGAGAGTTTGGTTAAGGGTTTAGAGATCACAGCCATAATTGAGAATACCGCAACAATAGATAGACCCAGTTTGTGGGCTCAGCACGGTTTAAGTCTACTAGTTAAGATAGATTTAGGCGGCTCAACGCTCACGATCTTATTCGATACCGGGCCTTCTGAGGAAGCCTTTCTCCATAATATTGAAGCGATGAAGATCGATCTAAAGGAGGTCGATCTCGTCTCCATCAGCCACGGACACTATGACCACACCTCAGCCCTTCTTGCAGCGCTAAAGCGTATAGGCAGGCGTGTCCCTGTTGTTGTGCATCCAGCCGCTTTTGAGCCGAAGCTGAAGGCTGAGCCACACCTAACACATATAGGCATACCCTTCAAACCATCCGAGGTGGAAGCGGCTGGCGGTATATTGCTCTGCGCAAAGTCCTCGGTTACTTTATCTGAAAACGTCTTGACCAGCGGGGAGATCGAGCGTACCACACCCTTTGAGAAAATAGACGCCCTATTCACGATTAAAGAAGGTCAATTCACTAGAGATCCATTATTAGATGATCAAGCGCTCGTAGCTAAGGTAGAGGGTAAGGGTGTTGTGGTGATTTTAGGTTGTGCCCACTCAGGCGTAATAAACACTATACGGCAAGCGCAGAAGCTAATGGAAACCAAAGAGATCTATGCAGTAGCCGGGGGTTTCCACCTTGTAAGAGCGGATGAAGAGCGAATAAAACGCACCACAGAAGAGCTAATTCAAATCAACCCCAAATTTGTAGCAC
This sequence is a window from Nitrososphaerota archaeon. Protein-coding genes within it:
- a CDS encoding MogA/MoaB family molybdenum cofactor biosynthesis protein — encoded protein: MKPHEEHRSKGKKNVTISIITVSTSRYEKMKKNLPFEDESADTAAKIIEEAGFTIRNRKVVDDHRGLIRLEVLKSVYEDGSDVVILTGGTGLSSRDVTVEAVRPLLDKELEGFSEIFRSESFKEVGSAAYLSRALAGSLDGRLVFCLPGSPEAVRLGLKLILPEIPHALYIAGT
- a CDS encoding MBL fold metallo-hydrolase is translated as MVKGLEITAIIENTATIDRPSLWAQHGLSLLVKIDLGGSTLTILFDTGPSEEAFLHNIEAMKIDLKEVDLVSISHGHYDHTSALLAALKRIGRRVPVVVHPAAFEPKLKAEPHLTHIGIPFKPSEVEAAGGILLCAKSSVTLSENVLTSGEIERTTPFEKIDALFTIKEGQFTRDPLLDDQALVAKVEGKGVVVILGCAHSGVINTIRQAQKLMETKEIYAVAGGFHLVRADEERIKRTTEELIQINPKFVAPCHCTGLNATCSLMKALGDRCKPLTTGSYLKI
- the moaC gene encoding cyclic pyranopterin monophosphate synthase MoaC codes for the protein MVDIHAKEAVYREAVAEGKIVLRPETVALIRAGKVEKGDPVQIATLAGIQASKLTPLLMPLCHPLKIESTDVKVEVEDWGLKVSAKVAATDKTGVEMEALTAVAAALLNIWDVVKMYEKDKDGQYPYTAIKEIRVVSKVKKKV